DNA from Fusarium falciforme chromosome 7, complete sequence:
TCTTCGAATCCGGTTATCGATGAATGTTTGGCGACGACACGTCCGCAGAAGTCGAGCCCAGGCGTTGCAGGGTTAGGAATCATCATCTTTCCAATGATTCCCGCTTCAGCAAGCTTGTAGTCGACTGGGTTGAGAGAAGCAGTGATGACTTTGATGAGCATTTCATCTTTGTGCAAAGAGGCTTGTGAAGGAACAGGCACTTGATCCTTCATGGCTAAGgaatcctccatcttcttgacgGGGCTTGAGAATTGCCATATTTGCATAGTAGTTGCCATTTCGTAGTTTATTCTGTCGAATTTGAATACCGGATACCAAGATGAGAGACTGCAACCTTATAGGGACTTAAATATCCCGAGCCTGGAAGCTTCAAATACTGGCGATGAAAGGTGGGGGAGCGGAGCGGACTTTGGATCGGGCCAAATTGCCCTCCGAGACGCATACGGCTCATCAAAGACGAAGAGTACCGTCCACCGGCGTTGATGCTAGCACCTTTCAAGTAATTTTCCCGACGATCTCCGCTATGGTTTGACAGCCCCTGGACATGATAATGATCTGTCAATTAAAGCATATTGCCGTGGCTAAGCTTCCACGGTCCGTCCATCGCTACCTTGTCCACATTTTGGAATTTACGCATTTATCCGCCCAAGGGATCATTTAACCTTTATAGATTGCAACCTAAGGGGCCACAGATTTAGATCAATGATCTGACTAGAGTTAACACATCAAATAGCAAACTGAGAGTCTTGGCATCGTTGGCCTCTTCGCTCAACGCTTtgtcttggccatcttggaaCTGAAGGGCCTTCATGAGATTGAAAACGCCGAGAGGATTCTTCTTGTCCAAGCTTCTCTAGCCCTATCTTCTCCAAGGTACTGTTAGAGATGTGTCGCTGGACACATTCTTCCCCGGTCTGCTGTTCAAGTATCTTGAACAATTGGTTCTGGCACGTGGTGAAGGATGAAACGGCTAGGTACTGATCCCGAATTCAGACGGCGTGAAGCGCTTGACACGGGCACAAACGGCGGCATCCCACTAGCAACATCCCAGGcagagataaatatatacaGATTAAGACTTTATCGCATAACGTCTGAGCCTGGGCACCACCGAATCCGTCACTGAGGAACCATGAATGAGACACCTCGCCATGTGTTATACGAGTATACGCCATATCGAGAGCCCAACAACACAACCCCCGTTTCTCCGCTCATTAGAGTTGCGGAGCTTGTTTTGGAACTGACGAATAGCATTGTTCTCGTTCCGCGGGTTCAACAGACCACGATTGGATAACTTGGGCCACCACATCGAAATTTGCTTCACTAAACCCATTTCAATAACCTTGTCTCAACTAACCCACTAGTGATGGTCTGCTCAAGTCCGCTTCACGTCTGATGTCGGCGACTTTTGCGGGTTTCGGGCCAAAACATTCCCCCGACCGATCCATCGGTGAGTTTACAGACGCGCTAAGTGATCGCAGTTTGTGACTTGTAAAGGTGGCCGGGTGTCATTCGTCATCGTGTCTACTGTAAATATGTGTACTCGATCTTGTGACAGGTTTAGCAATGCAAACATTCTCATGGTTTGCTGGCTGGATTGATAAAGGATGAAAGTGGAATGTGAATTCATATTTCATTGACTAGTGTCTTCTGTCTTACAGGTCCCAAGAATGTCGACCTCTATCATGATAGAATCGAAATGCTCAAAAATGAGGGCGAGAAAGTTATGTCGACCGCTTGACCTCGACTCAAAATCCACCTATCTCATACACTCACCACCATGTGATACGTCTCGCCGACTATTCAACTAGCAGTCAGTTTGTCCACAAAACCCTAAACGTAGCCATACTATTTCACTCACTAGTTTAGAAGTAAGCCAGGGGGTTCGTAAAGCTTGGGACCATGGTCTGTTGCACATCCCAATGCTCCGTGATGCAGGTACCATTCAGCCGGAAAATATCAGCAATGGCCTTGTCAGTTGTGTTGAGCTGGGTCCGGTGAACGTGAAGAGCAACGTAGTCGAGATCAGAAATGACGCGGGTGacgttgttgatgaggcccGGAGTGGCAAAGATCTGGGTCATCCCCGCCTGGGCGATTGCTTTGCCATGGCGCGAGGGGATTGTGCTGGATGTAGGGGTCGACAACATAAGAGAGGAGAGTGTCCAGATCCTTGCCAGCGTATGCTTGAGCCCAGATGGCAGTCGTTTTGCGTTGAAGACGGAGCAAAGCCTCAGGAGACTCAGAGATAAACTCTGGAAGCTCGGGAAGAACTTTGCAGGCGAGAGAACGGCAGGCCGTTTGGCCTAGAAAGGCCACGACTGCGGCAATGGAGAGCGTCTAGAAACGCATGACGAGTAAATATGTCAATTTTGGAGACGTACAGGATGAAATGGAAGTCACGCCTTGAATGATGAAGCTTGGAAACGGCTGCTGGCGAGGAGACTATATACTCCGCGACTTTCATGTCGCCACCGTCTTCGTCTTTAAGACGCTCCGGCTTGGCAGAAGAAGGGCCGAAGGGGAGCAAGGTAGATGGGTCGGCGCTGATCATGGCCTTTCTGACCCACGGATCAATGTCCTAGAGAAGCAAGTCAGTGAAAGAGGTGTGGAAACACGCCATAATTCGACGGCGGCTGCGGGTCAAGTTCAAACGCCGACCAGCCGACTCGGAGTAAAGGGAATCGGTTGGTCCACTGGCTGAACTGTGGGAGACAAACGGGTATTAATCGAACTATACAGGCTGGGGAGTCAACGCGAGTAGCTCCGCATTAATGTCCTAACGAAGTCCGTGTTAACTGACAGAATTCTTTACGATATGATTATTTCCCCCTCCAACGCCGGTATGAGATTCGAACCAAAAGGTGGCCGTGAGGCTGTCTCGCCCCTGGCAGTTCGTTCAGTAGTCGTCATGAGTTGATCACGTCTGCATGCAAGATGCTGGATGAAAAAATCACAGTTGCAATGATGCGCGGATAATATTTGACATAAGGACAAGAAAAGACGCATGTCTAATATGACTAGGCGCGTTTATAGAAAGATTTCGACAGCTGGATTTCTAGAAGATGGCATAATCTACGCTCAAGATATGTGATTCTGATGGTTCTATGAGACCAGAACACGACACAAGAAAAGATACTATAATACAGCAGAAGCATGAAAATCGACGGCGATATAAACCGCGGCACATACTCGTCGATTTTCTTCAGCTCAAAAGTCACGGCTCGAGGCACTCAAAGTCGTTGCTCTCAAcatccttcttccccttTGCCTTTCGCTTTAGCTGGGCCTTCTTCGGATATGGGCAGAGCAAGCGGTTCTGCTTCTCTCCGTCAGCGTCAACATAGTGGTGCTCAAGAGTGTTTGGGACAGTTCCGTTCTCGACCCAGGCTCTTAGTGCGTCGAATGTGTTGCTGGGCTGACCTCCCGGGCCGCCAGAGCAGTGAAGGAGACCTGGAACCTCAAAGATCCGGTAGAAATCGTGAACTTTAGGTATCTTGCTGGAAACCTGATCGTAGTAGTGCTCTGTGTCTTTGACGGGAATGATCTGATCGCTCTGTACCGAATTAGTGCTGTGTCGGTGAAATGACGGGCTTCGCTCACCATACCGTGATAGCCAAGGATCTTTCCTCCGGCCTTATGGAAAGCACTCAGATCAGGATCACTCGTCCCAATGATTGAGTCATAACGCTGTATCGCGGAACGAAAGTAGGATTCGTATTCCTCGTGCGTCATGTTCTTATAAGACCAGTGGGGATCAGACTTGATGTAGTATTTCCACCAAACTTCGCCCAGTCCCACAGGTACACCGGTGCATGTGCCATTCGAACATTCAGTCATGGCAAGGCCAATATCGTTGGTCAACGCCGTGGTAGATCCACTCAGCTGGCTACCGATGTTGGGGCCGTACCAAAGGaacttgccgtccttggaCCTTGGACCAGCCCATGTCGCCTTGGCTAGGATAGCGGCCTCCTTGGAGATTCTCATCTTCTTGCCGGTATCGGCACAGTTGAAAGATGTCCCAGCAACAGAAAGAGGGTCAAATCGACAAGAGGCTTCGTCAGCGATGATGCCGTCAATGACGCCATCAAGTCCATCACAAGCCTTGACTGCGGCATCGGTAATGGCCTTGATCTCACAAGGATACGGATAGTATTCCATGTCGTTCATGAGGAACTGCGCCCAGAAGGCAGACCCAAACAGCTGGTTCCAGTAAATGGCTGGGGCACTAGCATGGATGCCGTCGTAGGCATTGGGGAACCTCTGCGCAAGCATCATGCCCTGCCTGCCGCCCTGGGAGCAACCACTCCAGTATGAATACTCTGGCCCCTGGCCATAGAAGTTCTTGATCAGCTGCTTTGCAATGATAGCCTAGTCATGTCAGTACGACTCAAAAGGAATTGCCAGCGCGCCTACCTGATCATGGAGAGACACAGATCCGAGGTTGTTGAGAGCGTAGAGGTTTGGGTTACCCTCACTGGCCAAGGCCCAAATGTTTGGCTGCATGTCTGGCTGCATCTTCAGGCCAGCATCCGTGGTGCTGGTAGCATAGCCTTCCCCGATAGCGCCGCTCATAGCAGTGTAACTGGGCGGATATCGACCAGCTACccaaccaccaccgccaacGGACTGGAGCCTGCCGTTATAATTGTCCAGAGGCAGCCAAGTCTCGACGTGAATGGTGTCATTTTGGCCGGGGTGCGTGTAGGTTACCGTGATGTTGCAGAAGCTCACGTTTTCAACCTTGACTGTTGGGTGGCCATAGTAAAGCAGAGAAACGGCTGTCGAGTTGTAGTTCTCAACCAAGTTGACTTCGAAGTTGAAGACATGGCCGCCAAAGAATTTCGGCGCAGCAAGAGCGTCAGGCGAGCAGAGGGAAGCCATAGTCATGCCTTGATGAATGAGATGGAATGCGATGGGGGGAAGGAAGGCTGCTCGCTCCTGAAGGCATGAGATGCTTATATGGTACCTACCCGAAATAATATGCGCAGATCTATTTGAACTCTACACATATTGTGGGTTACATGTTACGCATTAAACACTTTCCTTTAGGAGGCACGAGTATTCAGGCACATACGTCACCTCAAACCGTTGATAATACTCGTGACCGCTAACTACGGATACGCGTGTTCCCCAGAACCTGGAGAAATACAGGCTTCTGAAGCAGCATCCACTTTATTAAGAGGCGGTTAGCTCGGGCCAAGACTCGTCCTTATTCCGCCATGCGGATCAGGCCCAATGCTTTACGCATGCCTTGGAGCTATAATTAGGGTCCAGTATTCGAAGTGTGGATACTCGTATTCACACCTCCTGAGTTTGTGGGCCTGAGCCGCAAAACATGGCTGAGCTCGGAGGTCAACAATGCTAATTTCAAACGGGCACGTTagttattagtctttttttgTCTATAAGAAATTGCCCGCAACATCGTTTGATGTGAAGCATCCCATGCTATTCACTCCTTTGTAGCCTTGAGTCGTTCATTTTACTTTCCTTCGAGTCATTCTTTTTGTTCCAAGGCCAGCCACCAGCTTTGCGTTCCCCAAAGCGTACTTCAGCAGTCTTAAAAATGGCAACCCTTGAGCCTTATAAAGGCAACTACTACCTTTGGAAATATCTACCCTCTCTCGAGAGCGCAGCTATTTCTGCTGCCTTGTTTGGCATCGCCACCATTGCCCATACGTTGCGGCTCTTCAAGAACCGAAGCTGGTTTGCCGTACCATTTCCCATCGGCGGAATAAGTGCGTATTCCTAGGACACACCTTTGCTGATAGATGGCTGACAATAGCCTTAAAGTGGAGGTTATCGGGTTTGCTACTCGGGGTGTTGCAAGAAAGAAAACTGGCCAATTGATGCCATACGTCATTCAGAATACCCTCATTCTTCTAGCCCCCGTCTTCTTCGCAGCCTCGATTTACATGACGCTCGGCCGACTCATCCGCATGACCAATGGCGAGCGCCACTCCATCATCAGTCTTGAGTGGCTCACCAAAATCTTTGTTACTGGCGATGTCCTCTCGCTTCTGGTCCAGGGAGGCGGAGCCGGCATGATGGTTATGGATGACTTTGCGAAGATGGCGGAGAAGATTGTGATAGGAGGGTTGTTGATTCagatcatcatctttggGCTGTTCATCATCACGGTCATCATGTTTCATATTCGAATGCATGGAGATCCGATCAGCAAGCACGCCTTGGCTGGTGGGTTCGAGTGGGAGCCTACGATTTGGATGCTCTATGTCGTCAGTGTGCTCGTCATGGGTCGTTCAATCTTTCGAGTGGCAGAATTTGTCTTGGGCAATGATGGATATCTTCTTTCTCACGAATGGCCTCTCTACCTGTTTGATGCACTGCCGATGTTTGCGGTGATGGCCGTGTTTTGGCATTGGTGGCCACTGACGTCTTCACATCGATCGAGTTGGACATCGCTCAGGAGTCTCAATAACCAAAGTCATACTAGACTTTAAGATTTAGACCAAATGGGGCATGGGAATTACTATTTCTTTTAGCAAAGTGTTAGACATCCCTCTTCTCATACCCTTCAAGCATTCATCCATAGAGAGACAATGATGTTATATGACAAATGAGAGGCTGAGAAGTCAACTAAGGGGTCGGCAAAATAGCAACAAACTACCAAAAATAGTCATTAACGAATTGGATGGGCTGCTGGGAGGAAACTCTTAGTTAAGCGCCCTGCGATATGCTCTTAAATTCTTGGAGATCCCTTTTATATCCAGGCAACCCTCTTAGCTGCGAATCCAGAACGGACAAGAAATTCTAAGCTCATGCAAGGATGAGTGTAAACTTACTATCGTCACTGCCCTTATAGAGCTGTCGATCTCGACTTGCGAGTGGATTTCCTCTCCCACTGCTTCGTCTGGTACGACGTAATAGAACAGCCTCCATGAAACATAGTAGACCACTATGCCTATGAAAGAAGTAGAAAATACCTTCTAACAGGTACCCAGGCAGCTTGGGTCATATA
Protein-coding regions in this window:
- a CDS encoding Carboxylic ester hydrolase, translating into MASLCSPDALAAPKFFGGHVFNFEVNLVENYNSTAVSLLYYGHPTVKVENVSFCNITVTYTHPGQNDTIHVETWLPLDNYNGRLQSVGGGGWVAGRYPPSYTAMSGAIGEGYATSTTDAGLKMQPDMQPNIWALASEGNPNLYALNNLGSVSLHDQAIIAKQLIKNFYGQGPEYSYWSGCSQGGRQGMMLAQRFPNAYDGIHASAPAIYWNQLFGSAFWAQFLMNDMEYYPYPCEIKAITDAAVKACDGLDGVIDGIIADEASCRFDPLSVAGTSFNCADTGKKMRISKEAAILAKATWAGPRSKDGKFLWYGPNIGSQLSGSTTALTNDIGLAMTECSNGTCTGVPVGLGEVWWKYYIKSDPHWSYKNMTHEEYESYFRSAIQRYDSIIGTSDPDLSAFHKAGGKILGYHGMSDQIIPVKDTEHYYDQVSSKIPKVHDFYRIFEVPGLLHCSGGPGGQPSNTFDALRAWVENGTVPNTLEHHYVDADGEKQNRLLCPYPKKAQLKRKAKGKKDVESNDFECLEP